The Mustela erminea isolate mMusErm1 chromosome 6, mMusErm1.Pri, whole genome shotgun sequence genome includes a region encoding these proteins:
- the LOC116593358 gene encoding cationic amino acid transporter 3-like: MPCQALRRIGPKLVRRRMLEEDVNEMAPARRRTTLDLVALGVGCTVGVGVFVLAGEVARDVTGPSIVVCLLGASLSSGLAGLCYAEFGVQVPYAGSSYLYTYVTMGEIWAFITGWNLIVFFVAHTATVARAWTLAFDNLLGNQISQTLHESISPNVPQHLGEILGFIVVGLMLLLMELLTLRNRWIFPVSKVVTLVKLLALSFVIISGFIKGDLHNWKLTEEDYVKAGLNDTSSLGPLGSGGFVPFGFRGILRGVATCFYAFIGFSIIITRVEEAQNPERSIPMGIVVSLLICFLLYFGVAAALTLMVPYYQLRPGSTLPEIFLHIGWTTAYYAVAFVFLCSLSVSIFGFMFPIRNLIYMMAQDGLLFPVLARIQTSTYMPNVSTVILGIIVGIMAFFLGLTDLLDLMSVGALLAYSLMALCVLILRYQPERRNGVKKAQEQEENGQAAEKLTLQELFFPGSPTPTPLSGWVVIVCSSLLVLLLALLCLVLAHWPGLLSGDAGAITVVVLLLVLIIGITGVIWRQPQSSTPLHFKVPALPLLPLLSISVNVYLMMQMSAGTWARFGVWMLTGFTIYFGYGIQHSLVP; encoded by the coding sequence ATGCCATGTCAGGCACTTCGCAGAATTGGTCCAAAGCTGGTACGCAGACGAATGCTGGAAGAAGATGTGAATGAGATGGCCCCTGCCAGAAGACGGACCACTCTGGATTTAGTGGCCCTGGGTGTGGGCTGCACAGTGGGAGTAGGTGTGTTTGTCCTGGCTGGGGAGGTGGCTAGAGATGTAACAGGACCATCCATTGTGGTCTGCTTGTTGGGagccagcctgtcttctgggttGGCTGGGCTGTGCTATGCAGAGTTTGGTGTCCAGGTTCCCTATGCTGGCTCTTCATATCTCTACACCTATGTCACTATGGGTGAAATCTGGGCTTTCATCACTGGCTGGAACCTCATTGTCTTCTTTGTTGCTCATACAGCCACTGTGGCTCGGGCTTGGACCTTAGCTTTTGACAATCTGCTTGGGAACCAGATCTCTCAGACCCTGCATGAGAGTATCTCACCAAATGTTCCCCAGCACCTGGGAGAAATTCTAGGCTTCATTGTTGTGGGCCTTATGTTGTTGCTGATGGAATTGCTGACTCTGAGGAATAGGTGGATTTTCCCGGTTTCCAAAGTGGTCACGTTGGTGAAACTTTTGGCTCTCAGTTTCGTCATCATCTCAGGCTTCATTAAGGGAGACCTGCACAACTGGAAGCTCACAGAAGAGGACTATGTAAAGGCAGGACTCAATGACACCTCTAGCTTGGGCCCTCTGGGCTCTGGAGGATTTGTGCCTTTTGGGTTCAGGGGGATTCTCCGTGGAGTAGCTACCTGTTTCTATGCATTTATTGGTTTTAGCATTATTATTACAAGAGTGGAAGAAGCCCAGAATCCTGAGCGTTCCATCCCCATGGGCATTGTGGTTTCACTGCTCATCTGctttttgttgtattttggtGTTGCTGCAGCACTAACACTTATGGTTCCTTACTACCAGCTTCGACCTGGGAGCACATTGCCAGAGATATTTCTCCATATTGGCTGGACAACTGCCTACTATGCTGTAGCTTTTGTATTCCTATGTAGTCTTTCTGTCAGCATCTTTGGCTTTATGTTCCCCATACGTAATCTGATATACATGATGGCACAGGATGGCCTCCTGTTCCCTGTCCTTGCCAGAATCCAGACCAGCACATACATGCCCAATGTGTCCACTGTAATCTTGGGCATCATCGTAGGAATCATGGCATTCTTCCTTGGACTCACTGATCTTCTGGATCTCATGTCAGTTGGGGCCCTGCTAGCTTACTCCCTGATGGCTCTTTGTGTTCTCATCCTCAGGTACCAGCCTGAGAGGAGGAATGGTGTAAAAAAAGCACAGGAGCAGGAAGAGAATGGACAGGCAGCAGAGAAGCTAACACTGCAAGAATTGTTTTTTCcagggagccccacccccactccactaTCTGGCTGGGTTGTCATTGTTTGCTCCTCACTACTTGTTCTGCTGCTGGCTCTCCTCTGCCTGGTGCTGGCCCATTGGCCAGGTCTGCTTTCTGGAGATGCAGGGGCGATCACAGTGGTTGTGTTGCTCCTGGTGCTCATCATTGGGATCACTGGGGTCATCTGGAGACAGCCACAGAGTTCCACTCCCCTTCACTTTAAagtccctgctctgcctctcctcccactcctgaGCATCTCTGTGAATGTTTATCTTATGATGCAGATGTCAGCTGGCACCTGGGCCCGATTTGGTGTCTGGATGCTGACTGGGTTTACTATATACTTTGGCTACGGGATCCAGCACAGCTTGGTCCCTTAA